The genome window GACCTGGGCGCGTTCTCCCGGGCGCTGCTGACCGGAAAGCTTCTTGAGCCCGCGCAGTCGGCCGAGCTCAGGACCACCGTCCCCGTGACCGCCGACATCGGCTACGGGCTGGGCATCGAGCACATGAAACTGTCCTGCGGAAAGTGGGCCTGGGGGCACAACGGCGCGGTGCTCGGCTACTTCAGCGAGTGGCTGGCCAGCGAGGACGGCACCGAGCAGGTGCTGCACGCGAACAACGAGTTCCATCTGCTCGCCGGAACACCGGGACAGGCCCACACGGGCAAGGCCTTGACGGACGCGTTCTGCGCGCTCTGAGGACCGCGACCGGAAGAGCTCTCCCGGCGGCCGGGCCGATACATGGCCTGGCCGCCGGGCCGGGACCTTCACCCACAGCGAGAGCCGCCCGCTCTCGGAGAGGACACTTGATGAGAACACCGCTGACCACCTGGCGAGCGCGGACGAGGACGGCTGTCGCCGCCGCCGCGCTGACCGTGACCGCGCTGCTCGCGACCCCACCCGCACACGCCGGGGGCGCCGCCCCTCCGGTGCTGTCCGACGGGTTCGGCCTGACCCAGGTCGCCGGTGGCACCGAGGTGCGCTCCGACACCGACTTCACGATCACCGTGACCACCCGTCAGGTATCCGGCCCGCACAAGATCCGCATCTTCCTCCCCAGCGGCTACCGGGCCGACCCGGACAAGCGGTGGCCGGTGGCGTACTTCCTGCACGGCGGCGGCGGAACCGTGGACGATGCCGCGGCCGCCCCGGCGCTGCGTTCGGACTCGATGATCACCGTCGTGCCGGACGGCGGCCTGAAGAGCTGGTACGCCGACTGGCTCATGCAGAACACCGCCGAGGGCGCCGCGAACTGGGAGACCTTCCACCTCGACCAGGTCGTCCCGTTCATCGACGCCAATCTGCGCACCATTGCCGACAAACGCCACCGGGCCGTCGTCGGGCTGTCGATGGGCGGGTTCGGCGCCCTGCACTACGGCGAGGCCCGGCCCGATCTCTTCGGCCACGTCGCCTCCCTGTCCGGCGGCATCGACTTCGGCATGGCGGAGGTCCGCGCGGCGGTCCTGGCCACGGAACTCAACGTCACGGGCGCCTGGTGCGCCGTGAGCACCTCCACCCCGTCCGGGACCGGCCAGTGCACCGGTTACGGGCCCACGGTCGACAGCGACGCGATCTTCGGCTCCCCGTACCCGGTCCTGAACGCGGACCGGATCTGGAAGGCGGTCGACCCCGCCGCCACGGCCAACCTGGCGAAGCTCGCCGCTGCCGAGGTCACGCTCTACACCGGTGACCAGGGCCTGATCGACCACTTCACCCAGATCGCCGCGAAGAACGTCAAGACCCGCCTGGACCAGCTCGGTCTGCCCAGCCGCCTGGTCGACTACGGCGACGGGTCGTCGCTGGCTCCCACCTGCGACGGCGGCCACAACTACGGCTGCTGGGCGCCCGCGCTCGCCGACTACGTCCCCCGCCTCCAGGACTCCTTCGACGCGACGGGCTGACCCGGACGACAACGGCCCGGCAACGGCCCCGGTCCCGGCGGGCGAACGCTCGCCGGGACCGGGGCCCACGCATGGCGCCGACGCGTCGGGCGGACGTTAAGGGGGTTCTCATACGGGCCGCCTAGCGTGCGCAACATGAACCCCAGGACCCCCACGAGCCCCACCGTTCCCGCCGATCCCGAAGCATCCGCAGCAGCAGAAGCATCCGACGCCGAGGAGACCGTGACCAAGAAGGCCGCGGCCGAGGACGTCTCGCACGACATGGACAAGGCCGCGGGGGAAGCACTCACGGCGGCCGAAGCCGAGGCCGAGGACGACGACCTGGACCCGGATGGCCTCGACGACGACCTCGGCAAGGAGCCCTCCGGCCTCGGCGCGGCCGCGGCCGCCGTGGCCGCGGCCGGTCTCGGCGTCGTCGCGCTCACCGGGTCCTGGACCGGCAAGATCGCCGCCGAGCGCGAGACCCTGATCGGCCAGATCAAGACCTCGTCCGGTGGCACCGCCGCCCAGCAGATCTCCGAGATCTACGGCGACGCCTGGCACTCCACCGCCCTGGTCAACGGACTCTTCGCCCTGCTCGCCCTGCTGGTCGGAGTCTTCGCCCTGGTCCGCCCGGCCTTCGGCGCACCTTCCACGCACCCGCAGCCCGGCTGGGTCCGCGCCGTGGCGACCGCCGGCATCGCGCTCGGTGTCCTCGGCCTGCTGATCTCCGTCGGCATGTACTTCGACCTCATCGTGGCGCTGCCGACCGCGGGCGCCGCGGGCTGAGCACAACGGCCGGCGGACACGGGCGGCTACGGAACAGTCGGGACCTTACGAAGACGTCCTAAGACATCCGTCCGAGCGGCCCCGTCCCGTATGCGGCGGTGTCCGCGACGCCCTAAGGCCCTCCGCCCCGCGAAGATGCGGATCCTGCCCGATGTGGCGACACCTCCTGGGAGACGACAGTGGGGGCACGGCAGAAGCACTGCCGCCCCCATCAGGCACCAACGGGCCGTCCAGGCCCGACGGGCCGTCGTCCTCCGGGAGAAGCACATGTACGCGTTCGAACTCAACAAGCTGCACGTGGCCGAACTGCACCGCCGGGCCGAGCAGGAGCGGCTCGTCGGGGAGGCCGTTCGCGTCCGCCGGGATGCCCGCAGGGCCGCCCGGCACTCCGGACGCAAGGAAGCCGAGGGGCCGGTGAGTACCGACCGGAAGCGATTCGCCCACGCCGCGTGAAGGACGGGTGACGGCGCCCGATGTCCGGTCGTTCGATGTCCGGCGGTCCGATGTCCGGTGGACCGACGGCTGCTGAACCGACGCCCGACGCCCGTGGTCCGGGGCCCGGCGGTTCTGGTCCGGGGCCCGCGCGGCCGGACCCGTATGCGATGCTCGGCGACGTGGAGACCAGGTCCGTCAGTCCCGTGTTCGTCGGCCGCGAGGGCGAGTTCGCCTCGCTCGTCGATGCGCTCGCCCGCGCCTGCGCGGAGGGCGCCGACGGATCGGGCGGGGCCGGCGGGGCCGGCGGGGCTGGCGGGGCCGGCGCCCCGGGCGAGCCGCAGGCGCTGCTCATCGGCG of Streptomyces sp. NBC_01363 contains these proteins:
- a CDS encoding alpha/beta hydrolase family protein; translated protein: MRTPLTTWRARTRTAVAAAALTVTALLATPPAHAGGAAPPVLSDGFGLTQVAGGTEVRSDTDFTITVTTRQVSGPHKIRIFLPSGYRADPDKRWPVAYFLHGGGGTVDDAAAAPALRSDSMITVVPDGGLKSWYADWLMQNTAEGAANWETFHLDQVVPFIDANLRTIADKRHRAVVGLSMGGFGALHYGEARPDLFGHVASLSGGIDFGMAEVRAAVLATELNVTGAWCAVSTSTPSGTGQCTGYGPTVDSDAIFGSPYPVLNADRIWKAVDPAATANLAKLAAAEVTLYTGDQGLIDHFTQIAAKNVKTRLDQLGLPSRLVDYGDGSSLAPTCDGGHNYGCWAPALADYVPRLQDSFDATG